A DNA window from Comamonas sp. 26 contains the following coding sequences:
- the ygiD gene encoding 4,5-DOPA dioxygenase extradiol — translation MNSVSSSVLPEHLLQQLKPSPRMPVMFIGHGSPMNVIEDTHWRQSWKALGQELGAKGIAPQLILCVSAHWLTESDWSLTGMAQPRTIHDFGGFPQELFDQQYPAPGAPEVAKQLAAELHSPLDGSALLVDHKWGFDHGTWSVLLPMFPEAKIPVMQLSLPYGLPPDKHFEMGRQLRALRERGVLIVGSGNVVHNLRAMQRGAADNQAYDWTVQFDTEVQQRFDSGNLADLSTFLDWGPQARLAHPTHDHYLPLLYAAGAVQEGEVPRVFNDSYQYAALSMRSAIWGLNT, via the coding sequence ATGAATTCTGTTTCTTCTTCGGTGCTGCCAGAGCATTTGCTGCAGCAACTCAAACCTTCGCCCCGCATGCCGGTGATGTTCATCGGTCACGGCAGCCCCATGAATGTGATTGAGGACACGCACTGGCGTCAGAGCTGGAAGGCGCTGGGCCAGGAGCTGGGTGCCAAGGGCATTGCGCCGCAACTGATTCTTTGCGTCTCGGCCCATTGGCTGACGGAGTCCGACTGGTCGCTGACCGGCATGGCTCAGCCGCGCACCATTCATGACTTTGGCGGCTTTCCGCAAGAGCTGTTTGACCAGCAATATCCAGCCCCCGGTGCACCCGAGGTGGCCAAGCAGCTGGCGGCCGAGCTGCATTCGCCGCTCGATGGATCGGCCTTGCTGGTCGATCACAAATGGGGCTTTGACCATGGCACCTGGTCGGTGTTGCTGCCCATGTTCCCCGAGGCGAAGATTCCGGTGATGCAACTGAGCCTGCCCTATGGCCTGCCGCCTGATAAGCACTTCGAGATGGGTCGCCAGCTGCGCGCGCTGCGCGAGCGCGGCGTGTTGATTGTGGGCAGTGGCAATGTGGTGCACAACCTGCGCGCCATGCAGCGCGGTGCGGCGGACAATCAGGCGTACGACTGGACAGTTCAGTTCGACACCGAGGTGCAGCAGCGCTTTGACAGCGGTAATTTGGCGGACTTGAGTACGTTTCTGGACTGGGGCCCGCAGGCACGACTGGCCCACCCCACGCATGACCACTATCTGCCCTTGCTCTATGCCGCTGGTGCAGTGCAGGAGGGAGAGGTGCCGCGTGTCTTTAACGATTCTTACCAGTACGCAGCACTGTCCATGCGCTCTGCGATCTGGGGTTTGAATACCTGA
- a CDS encoding amino acid aminotransferase → MSLFTAVEMAPRDPILGLNEQFNADTNPSKVNLGVGVYFDDNGKLPLLQCVQAAEKAMMEKPSARGYLPIDGIAAYDNGVKALVFGAESDVVKSGRVATVQAIGGTGGLKIGADFLKKLNPNAKVLISNPSWENHKAIFTNAGFEVGTYAYYDAATRSIDFAGMLADLNAAPAGTVVVLHACCHNPTGYDITAAQWDKVIAVVKAKGLVPFLDMAYQGFGHGIAEDGAVIGKFVAAGLDIFVSTSFSKSFSLYGERVGALSVVAADKDEAARVLSQLKIVIRTNYSNPPTHGGAVVAAVLNNPELHALWEKELGEMRVRIKAMRKKLVDGLKAAGVQQDMSFITTQIGMFSYSGLSKEQMVRLRSEFGVYGTDTGRMCVAALNSKNIDYVCKAIAAVI, encoded by the coding sequence ATGTCTCTGTTTACCGCCGTCGAAATGGCCCCCCGCGACCCCATCCTGGGTCTGAACGAGCAATTCAATGCTGACACCAACCCCAGCAAAGTGAACCTGGGCGTGGGCGTGTATTTTGACGATAACGGCAAGCTGCCTTTGCTGCAGTGCGTGCAGGCCGCTGAAAAGGCCATGATGGAAAAGCCCAGCGCCCGCGGCTACCTGCCCATCGACGGTATCGCTGCTTATGACAACGGCGTCAAGGCGCTGGTGTTCGGTGCTGAGTCCGACGTGGTCAAGTCCGGTCGCGTGGCCACAGTGCAAGCCATCGGCGGCACTGGCGGCCTGAAGATTGGCGCTGACTTCCTCAAGAAGCTCAACCCCAACGCCAAGGTTCTGATCTCCAACCCCAGCTGGGAAAACCACAAGGCCATCTTCACCAACGCTGGTTTTGAAGTCGGCACCTATGCTTACTACGATGCAGCCACCCGCTCCATCGACTTCGCCGGCATGCTGGCCGACCTGAACGCTGCCCCTGCTGGCACCGTGGTCGTGCTGCACGCCTGCTGCCACAACCCAACCGGCTATGACATCACTGCCGCTCAGTGGGATAAAGTGATTGCAGTCGTCAAGGCAAAGGGTCTGGTTCCCTTCCTGGACATGGCCTACCAAGGCTTTGGCCACGGTATCGCCGAAGACGGCGCCGTGATCGGCAAGTTCGTGGCCGCTGGTCTGGACATCTTTGTGTCCACCTCCTTCTCCAAAAGCTTCAGCCTGTATGGCGAGCGCGTGGGCGCCCTGTCCGTGGTCGCTGCTGACAAGGACGAAGCCGCTCGCGTGCTGTCGCAACTGAAGATCGTCATCCGTACCAACTACTCCAACCCACCTACACACGGTGGCGCTGTGGTGGCTGCAGTTCTGAACAACCCCGAGCTGCACGCTCTGTGGGAAAAGGAACTGGGCGAGATGCGCGTGCGCATCAAGGCCATGCGCAAGAAGCTGGTCGACGGCCTGAAAGCTGCCGGCGTGCAGCAAGACATGTCCTTCATCACCACCCAGATCGGCATGTTCTCGTACTCCGGCCTGTCCAAGGAACAGATGGTGCGCCTGCGCTCCGAGTTCGGCGTGTACGGCACCGACACCGGCCGCATGTGCGTGGCTGCGCTGAACAGCAAGAACATCGACTATGTCTGCAAGGCCATTGCCGCTGTGATCTAA
- a CDS encoding CaiB/BaiF CoA-transferase family protein has product MPTAAIQPLQGVRILSLALNLPGPAALWRCADMGADCRKLEPLAPGGGGADPMGLYCPSAYAQMHERVQTQQADLKTEAGQQTLHALLAETDVLLTSFRPSALTKLGLGWEALQQRYPKLSLVRVVGSAGELADVPGHDLTYQAEAGLVHSTHLPPSLFADMAGALMASEAVLKAMLISSRSGHGVFQEIGLAQAAQWLSLPWHWGLTQPDGDVGGAHAGYQIYPCADGIVAVAALEPHFAQRLCEAAGLPFSHPTDMRKPETHVGVAQFLAALSSVQLTQLAQKNDIPLFAIHRNN; this is encoded by the coding sequence ATGCCCACTGCCGCCATTCAGCCCCTGCAAGGGGTTCGCATTCTCAGCCTCGCCCTGAATCTGCCAGGTCCCGCCGCCCTGTGGCGCTGCGCCGATATGGGGGCTGACTGCAGAAAGCTAGAGCCACTGGCTCCCGGCGGCGGTGGCGCCGACCCCATGGGCCTGTATTGCCCCAGCGCCTATGCGCAAATGCATGAGCGCGTTCAGACCCAGCAGGCCGACCTCAAAACCGAAGCAGGCCAGCAGACGCTGCATGCGCTACTGGCAGAAACCGATGTGTTGCTGACCTCATTTCGCCCCTCCGCCTTGACCAAGCTGGGTCTGGGCTGGGAGGCCTTGCAGCAGCGCTACCCCAAACTATCGCTGGTACGCGTAGTCGGCAGCGCAGGCGAGCTGGCAGATGTGCCCGGCCATGACCTCACCTATCAGGCCGAAGCCGGGTTGGTGCACAGCACCCATTTGCCACCCAGCCTGTTTGCCGACATGGCAGGCGCACTCATGGCCAGCGAAGCCGTACTCAAAGCCATGCTGATCAGCAGCCGCAGCGGACATGGCGTTTTTCAGGAGATTGGCCTGGCGCAGGCTGCGCAATGGCTGTCTCTGCCGTGGCACTGGGGGCTGACCCAGCCCGACGGCGACGTGGGCGGTGCTCATGCGGGCTACCAGATTTATCCCTGCGCGGACGGCATTGTGGCCGTGGCCGCGCTGGAGCCGCACTTTGCCCAGCGCCTGTGCGAAGCCGCAGGCCTGCCCTTCAGCCACCCCACCGATATGCGCAAACCTGAAACCCATGTGGGCGTGGCGCAGTTTCTAGCCGCCCTCAGCAGCGTGCAACTCACGCAACTGGCACAAAAAAACGATATTCCTTTATTCGCCATCCATCGAAATAATTAA
- a CDS encoding response regulator transcription factor yields MDLFKLGANFVAAKSKSDECGEGGREIFDVFQNPPSIWPSFLVGQRSRPVRTAIVDADSHFLKVLHQELCQDERIQIVGEAQGLKEGKRLCRGLEFDVLLVDVNLADGSGFQLLSYLQLHRASCQSIVITSMDQDENVIKALELGASGYLVKHSWFGNSAQSVLQVANGGAAFAPHVAKRLIKNFDTKISEMRGRMGEKPKIAERLSDREKDILRMVASGHTSAEVGKRLNISALTVNTHVKNIYRKLQVRSRAQAVNHASIFGML; encoded by the coding sequence ATGGATTTATTTAAATTAGGAGCAAACTTTGTTGCTGCTAAAAGTAAAAGTGATGAATGTGGTGAGGGAGGGCGCGAGATTTTTGATGTCTTTCAAAATCCCCCATCAATCTGGCCCTCATTCCTGGTGGGGCAGCGCAGTCGGCCCGTGCGCACCGCCATCGTGGATGCAGACTCCCACTTTTTGAAAGTGCTGCATCAGGAGTTGTGTCAGGACGAGCGCATCCAGATCGTGGGCGAGGCACAGGGGCTCAAGGAAGGTAAGCGGCTGTGCCGTGGGCTGGAGTTCGATGTGCTTCTGGTGGATGTCAATCTGGCAGATGGATCCGGCTTTCAATTGCTCAGCTATTTGCAGCTGCACAGAGCAAGCTGCCAAAGCATTGTGATTACATCGATGGATCAGGATGAGAATGTGATCAAGGCGCTGGAGCTGGGTGCATCTGGCTATTTGGTCAAGCATTCCTGGTTTGGCAATTCGGCGCAATCTGTTCTGCAAGTCGCCAATGGCGGCGCTGCCTTTGCGCCGCATGTGGCCAAAAGATTAATCAAAAATTTTGATACCAAAATATCGGAAATGCGCGGGCGCATGGGCGAAAAGCCCAAAATTGCAGAGCGATTATCAGACCGTGAAAAAGATATTCTGCGCATGGTTGCAAGTGGGCATACCAGCGCAGAAGTTGGAAAACGACTCAATATAAGTGCTCTGACAGTAAACACCCATGTCAAAAATATTTATCGAAAACTGCAGGTTCGATCGAGAGCGCAAGCCGTGAATCACGCTTCTATATTTGGAATGCTCTGA
- the uvrB gene encoding excinuclease ABC subunit UvrB, translating into MQEENMTAEPQGRFVQYPDSPFELFQPYPPAGDQPTAIEQLVEGVNDGETYQTLLGVTGSGKTFTMANVIARLGRPAIVFAPNKTLAAQLYSEFREFFPKNAVEYFVSYYDYYQPEAYVPQRDLFIEKDSAINEHIEQMRLSCTKSIMERRDVIIVATVSAIYGIGEPESYHRMIMTLRTGDTLNQRDAIAQLIRMQYQRNDQDFSRGTFRVRGDTIDVFPAEHSELAVRIELFDDEVESLQLFDPLTGRVRQSIPRFTVYPSSHYVTPRDKVLAAVETIKEELSERLKQLVGMGKLVEAQRLEQRTRFDLEMLSEVGHCKGIENYTRHLSASNPGDPPSTLTDYMPRDSIMFLDESHQMIGQLNAMYNGDRARKTTLVEYGFRLPSALDNRPLKFEEFEQRMRQVVFVSATPADYEKTHAGQVVEQVVRPTGLLDPLIEVRPATHQVDDVLQEIRLRVEKEERVLITTLTKRMAEQLTEYLTDNGVKVRYLHSDVDTVERVEIIRDLRLGAFDVLVGINLLREGLDIPEVSLVAILDADKEGFLRAERSLIQTIGRAARNVNGKAILYGDRITESMKKAMGETERRREKQRLFNEANGIVPKQIVKRVKDLIDGVYSEKSGKEAERLQDQALQKARVEDMSEKDIAKEIKRLEKQMLEHAKNLEFEQAARVRDQLSLLKQQLFGATP; encoded by the coding sequence ATGCAAGAAGAAAATATGACTGCTGAGCCACAAGGCCGTTTTGTGCAATATCCAGACTCGCCGTTCGAGTTGTTCCAGCCTTATCCGCCTGCGGGAGATCAACCGACGGCGATTGAGCAACTGGTGGAAGGCGTCAATGACGGCGAAACTTACCAGACGCTGCTGGGTGTGACGGGCTCGGGCAAGACTTTCACCATGGCCAATGTGATTGCGCGGTTGGGCCGCCCGGCCATTGTGTTTGCGCCGAACAAAACGCTGGCGGCGCAGCTGTACTCTGAGTTCAGAGAGTTTTTCCCAAAAAATGCGGTCGAGTACTTTGTTAGCTACTACGACTACTACCAGCCCGAAGCCTATGTGCCCCAGCGCGATCTATTCATTGAAAAGGACAGCGCGATCAATGAGCACATCGAGCAGATGCGTCTGTCTTGTACCAAGAGCATTATGGAACGGCGCGATGTGATCATCGTGGCCACGGTCTCGGCCATTTACGGTATTGGTGAGCCCGAGAGCTACCACCGCATGATCATGACGCTGCGCACAGGCGACACGCTGAACCAGCGCGATGCGATTGCGCAGCTGATTCGCATGCAATATCAGCGCAACGATCAGGATTTCTCACGCGGTACTTTTCGGGTGCGTGGCGACACGATTGATGTCTTCCCGGCCGAGCATTCGGAGCTGGCCGTGCGCATTGAGCTTTTTGACGATGAGGTCGAAAGCCTTCAGCTTTTTGACCCGCTGACGGGCCGCGTGCGCCAGAGCATTCCGCGCTTTACCGTCTACCCCAGCAGCCATTACGTCACGCCCCGCGACAAGGTGTTGGCAGCGGTGGAAACCATCAAAGAAGAGCTGTCTGAGCGCTTGAAGCAACTGGTGGGCATGGGCAAGCTGGTCGAAGCGCAGCGGCTTGAGCAGCGCACCAGGTTTGATCTGGAAATGCTCAGCGAAGTAGGGCATTGCAAGGGTATTGAAAACTACACCCGCCATCTCTCCGCATCCAACCCCGGTGATCCGCCCAGCACGCTGACGGACTACATGCCGCGCGACTCCATCATGTTTCTGGATGAGAGCCACCAGATGATTGGTCAGCTCAACGCCATGTACAACGGCGACCGGGCGCGCAAGACCACATTGGTGGAATATGGCTTTCGTTTGCCTTCGGCGCTGGATAACCGCCCGCTCAAGTTTGAAGAGTTTGAACAGCGCATGCGCCAGGTGGTGTTCGTGTCTGCCACGCCGGCTGATTATGAAAAGACCCATGCCGGTCAAGTGGTAGAGCAGGTGGTGCGCCCTACGGGCTTGCTGGATCCGCTGATCGAGGTGCGCCCCGCCACTCATCAGGTGGACGATGTGCTGCAGGAAATTCGCCTGCGTGTAGAAAAAGAAGAGCGCGTGCTCATCACCACATTGACCAAGCGCATGGCCGAGCAGCTTACGGAATATCTGACGGACAACGGTGTCAAAGTGCGCTATCTGCACTCCGATGTGGATACGGTGGAGCGTGTGGAAATCATCCGCGATCTGCGTCTGGGCGCTTTTGATGTGCTGGTTGGCATCAACCTGCTGCGCGAAGGGTTAGATATTCCCGAAGTATCACTGGTTGCGATTCTGGACGCTGACAAAGAAGGCTTTTTGCGGGCCGAGCGCAGCCTGATTCAAACCATAGGCCGTGCGGCGCGTAACGTGAATGGCAAGGCGATTTTGTATGGCGACCGCATTACGGAATCAATGAAAAAGGCCATGGGCGAGACGGAGCGGCGCAGGGAAAAGCAGAGGCTTTTCAATGAGGCGAATGGAATTGTGCCAAAGCAGATTGTCAAGAGGGTAAAAGACCTGATTGATGGCGTGTACAGTGAAAAAAGTGGTAAAGAGGCTGAGCGTTTGCAGGATCAAGCCCTGCAAAAGGCTCGTGTCGAGGATATGTCTGAAAAAGATATCGCCAAAGAAATCAAACGCTTGGAGAAACAGATGCTGGAGCATGCCAAGAATCTGGAGTTTGAACAGGCGGCCCGGGTGCGCGATCAGTTATCACTGCTTAAACAACAGCTGTTTGGTGCAACTCCGTAG